Proteins encoded together in one Chitinophaga varians window:
- a CDS encoding TMEM175 family protein, which yields MKLSYNKIAGKNTQRIEAISDGIFAVAMTLLVLEIKVPAAEGKLTEGELAHVLLAQMPRFLVYFLSFMTAGIFWVGQSAQFAYIEKSDRNLNWLSLLFLLFVSLLPFSTAFLSDYTNYKFAIFVYWFNILMLGVSLYINWSYAVRQRFVETESDLEAISGAIKRRIIVAQLLYFAGALLCFINTYLSIGFIILVQLNYAFGIVAGRRKQ from the coding sequence ATGAAGTTATCCTACAACAAAATCGCAGGAAAAAATACCCAACGCATAGAAGCCATCAGTGACGGAATATTTGCGGTGGCTATGACTTTGCTGGTATTGGAAATTAAAGTTCCGGCAGCAGAAGGTAAGCTCACGGAAGGGGAGCTTGCTCATGTTTTACTGGCCCAGATGCCGAGGTTTCTCGTGTATTTTCTGAGTTTTATGACCGCCGGTATTTTCTGGGTAGGCCAATCCGCTCAATTCGCCTACATCGAAAAAAGCGACAGGAACCTCAACTGGCTATCCCTGCTGTTCCTGCTGTTTGTGTCGTTGTTACCTTTTTCGACAGCATTTTTAAGTGATTATACGAATTACAAGTTTGCCATATTCGTTTACTGGTTTAATATATTGATGCTGGGCGTCAGTCTTTATATCAACTGGAGTTATGCGGTAAGGCAGAGGTTCGTTGAAACCGAGAGCGATCTTGAAGCTATTAGCGGCGCAATAAAGCGTCGTATTATCGTAGCACAGTTGTTATATTTTGCCGGAGCTTTATTGTGTTTTATCAATACTTACCTGAGTATTGGTTTTATTATCCTTGTACAGCTCAATTACGCTTTCGGGATTGTTGCCGGGCGTAGAAAGCAGTAA
- a CDS encoding RNA polymerase sigma-70 factor: protein MSDYNTYTDDQLWSQITLDDQDAFTAVYNRYWKVLYVRARNMLSDSDLAQDIVQEVFISLWHRRQEVEVVHLKAYLFQAVRFQELKALRNLKSDTNFYERLAHISKDLLQHEPLAFKELDSVLQRVLATFPEDQRAIFSMSRDEGLTYREIADRMEISVKTVEKKISQALRAIRKGMDSAFPLLLSIMAVMENKGY from the coding sequence ATGTCGGATTACAACACATATACGGATGATCAGCTTTGGAGCCAGATAACACTGGATGATCAGGATGCTTTTACAGCGGTGTACAACCGTTATTGGAAAGTGCTGTATGTCCGTGCCCGTAATATGCTGTCTGACAGCGACCTGGCACAGGATATCGTGCAGGAGGTGTTCATCTCCCTGTGGCATCGCCGGCAGGAAGTGGAGGTGGTCCACCTGAAAGCCTACCTTTTTCAGGCCGTCCGCTTCCAGGAGCTGAAAGCCCTGCGTAATCTCAAATCTGACACTAATTTTTACGAAAGACTGGCCCACATCTCCAAAGACCTGCTCCAACATGAGCCCCTGGCTTTTAAGGAGCTGGATAGCGTCCTGCAGCGGGTATTGGCGACTTTCCCGGAAGACCAGCGCGCCATTTTCAGCATGAGCCGCGATGAAGGGCTTACCTACCGGGAAATTGCAGACCGGATGGAAATATCTGTCAAAACAGTGGAGAAGAAGATTTCCCAGGCGTTGCGTGCCATCCGCAAAGGCATGGACAGCGCTTTCCCGCTGTTGCTCAGTATAATGGCCGTAATGGAAAACAAAGGCTATTAA